The following proteins are encoded in a genomic region of Oreochromis aureus strain Israel breed Guangdong linkage group 8, ZZ_aureus, whole genome shotgun sequence:
- the LOC120441444 gene encoding uncharacterized protein LOC120441444, giving the protein MHREAQSASRRLWGATSAGTKCPPCTAPAAASGAGCVPCPVAVGFPLAGGCNTCWSRVCLHWRDRGNASVVILSTICSCYSTSTSPPPAVAMLPPVELTLPEPEGSEPKELSEPGALTEPALLADKGPPGMVGVDLLGDWPHPKSLPHTCC; this is encoded by the exons ATGCATAGGGAAGCTCAGTCTGCAAGCAGAAGACTGTGGGGCGCAACCTCTGCTGGAACAAAATGTCCGCCCTGCACAGCCCCAGCCGCAGCATCAGGAGCCGGCTGTGTGCCCTGTCCAGTCGCAGTCGGCTTTCCTTTGGCCGGAGGTTGCAATACCTGCTGGTCACGCGTCTGTCTTCACTGGAGGGACCGAGGGAACGCTTCAGTTGTCATCCTCTCCACCATCTGCAGCTGCTACTCTACGTCTACGTCTCCACCGCCAGCAGTCGCCATGCTGCCACCTGTGGAACTCACTCTGCCCGAGCCGGAGGGCAGCGAGCCGAAGGAGCTCAGTGAGCCGGGGGCGCTCACTGAGCCCGCACTGCTCGCGGACAAG GGACCTCCAGGAATGGTGGGTGTGGACCTGCTAGGGGACTGGCCACACCCAAAGTCCTtgccacacacctgctgctga